In Exiguobacterium sp. BMC-KP, one DNA window encodes the following:
- a CDS encoding phospholipase A2 family protein, which produces MFNFFKKGFLLFAVLFIFTITTQSVGASSPLIFDEPEESTDSSELLKDLDQETLDLFKEMDKYTVTDEKGYSTIDVAAAEANGVSEEFLAVMRMTNEISASENKTVSPGTITTYAFDLPIGNYGKYCGKGNKGGTAIDDLDRACKAHDACFLGMFNVSEKNKKCNIAFVSKLLPIVQKTSITSYKGIYARGALKIFSKNT; this is translated from the coding sequence ATGTTTAATTTTTTCAAAAAAGGTTTTTTGTTATTTGCTGTCCTGTTCATCTTCACTATTACAACACAAAGTGTTGGAGCATCTAGTCCATTGATTTTTGATGAACCAGAAGAAAGTACGGATTCATCTGAATTGTTAAAAGACTTAGATCAAGAAACGCTTGATTTGTTTAAAGAAATGGATAAGTATACGGTGACAGATGAGAAAGGATATTCAACTATCGATGTAGCAGCTGCTGAAGCAAACGGTGTTTCGGAAGAATTTCTAGCTGTTATGCGTATGACTAATGAAATTAGCGCCTCGGAAAACAAAACAGTTTCCCCAGGAACAATTACTACATATGCTTTTGATTTACCAATCGGTAACTACGGTAAATACTGTGGTAAAGGAAACAAAGGCGGCACTGCTATTGATGACCTAGACAGAGCTTGTAAGGCGCATGATGCATGCTTCCTTGGTATGTTCAATGTTTCTGAAAAGAATAAAAAATGTAACATTGCTTTTGTCTCGAAATTACTTCCAATTGTCCAAAAAACATCGATTACTTCATATAAAGGTATTTATGCACGAGGAGCACTTAAGATTTTCTCGAAAAATACCTAA
- a CDS encoding JAB domain-containing protein encodes MKLTTLVEITRIRQEVREPDVALETTHITSPEDAFCVARRFIQDDDREVFLVILLNTKNRVIAVHRAHVGSINSSVVHPREIFKSAILNNATSLIVSHQHPSGDQHPSREDIEVTERLVEVGRIVGIQLLDHIIVGAGEEYVSLKAQGVL; translated from the coding sequence ATGAAACTGACTACACTCGTTGAAATCACTCGTATCCGCCAAGAGGTCCGGGAGCCAGACGTCGCACTCGAGACAACGCACATCACGTCACCCGAGGACGCGTTCTGTGTCGCGAGACGTTTTATCCAGGACGATGACCGTGAAGTGTTCCTTGTCATCCTGCTCAATACGAAGAACCGCGTCATTGCCGTCCATCGGGCACACGTTGGTAGCATCAACTCGAGCGTCGTCCACCCTAGAGAAATTTTCAAGTCCGCCATCCTCAACAATGCGACATCGCTCATCGTCAGCCACCAGCATCCGAGCGGTGACCAGCATCCATCACGGGAAGACATCGAGGTGACCGAACGGCTCGTCGAGGTCGGACGCATCGTCGGCATCCAGCTCCTCGACCACATCATCGTCGGTGCCGGAGAAGAATACGTCAGTTTGAAGGCACAAGGTGTTTTGTAA
- a CDS encoding type II toxin-antitoxin system RelE family toxin → MYQLEWTQYSKEDYDNLDGSQKIFVDKALNRIISIGMAAGQPLSGNLSHCNKLKNRKMGLRVVFREVEGKLQIIQIVAIGKRDKDEIYKMAEQRLDG, encoded by the coding sequence TTGTATCAACTTGAGTGGACGCAGTATTCGAAAGAAGATTACGATAACCTCGATGGTAGTCAAAAGATATTCGTAGACAAAGCATTGAACCGTATCATTTCTATAGGAATGGCGGCAGGACAGCCACTCAGTGGAAATTTGTCGCATTGCAATAAGTTAAAAAATAGAAAAATGGGATTACGCGTTGTTTTTAGAGAAGTAGAGGGTAAACTCCAGATCATTCAAATTGTAGCGATCGGTAAACGGGATAAAGATGAAATTTATAAAATGGCTGAACAACGATTAGATGGATAA
- a CDS encoding type II toxin-antitoxin system RelE family toxin, which yields MTAFTVEFERGAQKSLKKMDPQQARIIMSWIKKNLVGTDDPRRHGKGLVSNRSGEWRYRIGDYRLIADIQDEKVVILILEIGHRRDIYK from the coding sequence ATGACAGCATTTACGGTAGAGTTTGAGCGCGGAGCTCAAAAGTCTCTCAAGAAGATGGATCCTCAACAAGCGCGGATCATCATGTCCTGGATCAAGAAGAATCTGGTCGGGACGGATGATCCGCGTCGTCATGGTAAAGGACTCGTCTCGAATCGCTCGGGTGAATGGCGGTATCGCATCGGTGATTATCGTCTGATTGCTGACATTCAAGATGAAAAAGTCGTGATTTTGATTCTCGAGATCGGGCATCGTCGTGATATCTATAAATAA
- the relB gene encoding type II toxin-antitoxin system RelB family antitoxin: protein MSTISVRLDDQDTRLIKEYAKAKNITISTLVRDAVLDRIEDEIDLQLYHDSMAAHRKKSEAISFDDMMKELDLE, encoded by the coding sequence ATGAGTACCATTTCCGTACGTCTGGATGACCAGGATACACGACTCATCAAAGAATATGCGAAGGCAAAAAACATCACGATTTCTACACTCGTTCGCGATGCCGTCCTCGACCGCATCGAAGACGAAATCGATTTACAACTCTATCATGATTCGATGGCAGCACACCGTAAAAAATCAGAAGCGATCTCTTTCGACGATATGATGAAGGAACTTGATTTAGAATGA
- a CDS encoding copper resistance D family protein — protein sequence MFGRADLIYREGAEAMTALYLIGDTLLYGCLALLIGFFSVQLIPRSYRPDVSLSIRWVRMLIVLMLLSFSLSVLRIVLYLYEEIGFWITLRSVLLTFEAGNAWILMALWSVLLLIVINRASLSPGRIKLGVFLVMAMVVTFAWSGHASSIKGAEGMLVHSIHALAVFIWTGGLLILGFWSPSDRNWGIFLEWFKPLVTLCFLLIVGSGIYLMSVVVQVEEYSDSWILPYGQALLWKHVLILPVLIIGIMNGKWSYASPERSFEVRRMRMRMEGILILLLFTATAWLGQQEPPHSIKDTLQSSGAGPLSGFLFPSLRFTYSDIRFEPTMISLFLMAISLLFVGLLVYVIRSTQDSIKTLYLGLGVSISLFFAALYSISVYL from the coding sequence ATGTTTGGACGAGCTGATCTGATTTATCGGGAAGGGGCGGAAGCGATGACCGCGCTCTATCTGATCGGCGATACGCTCCTCTACGGTTGTCTTGCGCTGTTGATCGGTTTCTTTTCCGTCCAGCTCATCCCTCGTTCTTACCGACCTGACGTATCGCTTTCAATCCGCTGGGTTCGCATGCTCATCGTGCTGATGCTGTTATCCTTTTCCCTGTCCGTCTTACGAATCGTACTGTATTTATATGAAGAGATCGGTTTTTGGATAACACTGCGATCCGTGTTACTTACATTCGAGGCAGGGAACGCTTGGATTCTGATGGCTCTCTGGAGTGTACTCCTTCTCATCGTCATCAATCGTGCATCACTCAGTCCTGGACGTATAAAACTAGGGGTATTCCTTGTTATGGCGATGGTCGTTACGTTCGCGTGGTCCGGGCACGCCTCTAGCATCAAAGGGGCAGAAGGCATGCTCGTACATTCTATTCACGCACTCGCCGTCTTCATCTGGACCGGTGGATTGCTCATACTCGGCTTTTGGAGTCCATCAGACCGTAACTGGGGCATCTTCCTCGAATGGTTCAAACCACTCGTGACGCTATGTTTCTTACTGATCGTCGGTTCCGGCATCTATCTGATGTCTGTCGTCGTGCAGGTAGAGGAGTATTCCGATTCCTGGATTTTACCGTATGGACAAGCCTTACTCTGGAAACACGTCCTGATTCTACCCGTGCTGATCATCGGTATCATGAACGGGAAGTGGAGTTACGCGTCTCCTGAACGATCGTTTGAAGTCCGACGGATGCGGATGCGCATGGAAGGTATCTTGATCCTGCTTCTCTTCACAGCGACTGCGTGGCTCGGTCAACAGGAACCCCCTCACTCGATCAAGGATACTCTTCAATCCAGCGGGGCTGGTCCACTGTCAGGGTTTCTTTTCCCTAGCTTGCGTTTCACCTATTCTGATATCCGGTTCGAGCCGACCATGATATCCCTCTTCTTGATGGCAATCAGCCTCCTTTTCGTGGGATTGTTGGTGTACGTCATCCGATCAACCCAAGACTCCATCAAGACCCTCTATCTTGGATTAGGCGTCTCGATCTCATTATTTTTCGCAGCGTTGTATAGTATTTCCGTGTATTTATGA